Proteins found in one Microbacterium sp. SSM24 genomic segment:
- a CDS encoding TMEM175 family protein → MIRQRRHPAATLRTTRLEAFTDGVFAIAATLLVLDLTTHDLGDVSTDTQMWSALGDMGYLFLNFALSFVLLCLLWMVHVQQFEHVARVDTTMVWLNNGRLLFVVLVPFATNLTTEYSAFLAARLAMPVTFFLAILFSWLQWQWAVSRRDVMLPDLTAADAAAYGRSSLSALIIAGVVVVLAPFIGSAAFLLFVLDGVFTRVLHGKSD, encoded by the coding sequence ATGATCCGGCAGCGGCGGCATCCGGCCGCGACTCTGCGAACCACACGCCTCGAGGCCTTCACCGACGGCGTGTTCGCCATCGCGGCGACGCTGCTCGTGCTCGACCTGACGACCCACGACCTCGGCGACGTGTCCACCGACACCCAGATGTGGTCCGCACTGGGCGATATGGGGTACCTCTTCCTCAACTTCGCACTCAGCTTCGTGCTGCTGTGTCTGCTGTGGATGGTGCACGTGCAGCAGTTCGAGCACGTCGCCCGCGTGGACACGACGATGGTCTGGCTGAACAACGGCCGGCTGCTCTTCGTCGTCCTCGTGCCGTTCGCCACGAACCTCACGACCGAGTACTCCGCGTTCCTCGCCGCGCGGCTCGCGATGCCGGTCACCTTCTTCCTCGCGATCCTGTTCAGCTGGCTCCAGTGGCAGTGGGCGGTGAGCAGGCGCGACGTGATGCTTCCCGACCTGACGGCGGCGGATGCCGCGGCCTACGGCCGATCATCGCTGAGCGCCCTCATCATCGCCGGCGTCGTGGTGGTGCTCGCCCCGTTCATCGGCTCGGCCGCGTTCCTGCTGTTCGTGCTGGACGGCGTCTTCACGCGCGTGCTGCACGGCAAATCGGACTGA
- a CDS encoding TetR/AcrR family transcriptional regulator, whose protein sequence is MASASVDEKAVSADAEAGKRLTSDERRRQILVAALAVFGARGYEGATTDEVARAAGVSQPYVVRLFGSKENLFLATIEDALARMIAGFRAALADTDAPREPGITDEKAAAKRIGQAYVDLLAVRGLHQTLAHAYLLGSHPMIGPAARKGFATVWRFFRDEMGLEADEARAFMAEGMLISTMIGLRIVDDYGSDPQITELFRSCFPTELPHVLEVLPRGTERW, encoded by the coding sequence ATGGCCTCAGCGAGCGTGGACGAGAAGGCCGTCTCTGCGGACGCGGAGGCGGGCAAGCGACTGACGTCGGACGAGCGGCGTCGCCAGATCCTCGTCGCCGCGCTCGCCGTCTTCGGCGCTAGGGGGTACGAGGGCGCCACGACCGACGAGGTCGCCCGCGCCGCCGGCGTGAGCCAGCCCTACGTCGTGCGGCTCTTCGGGTCGAAGGAGAACCTGTTCCTCGCGACGATCGAAGACGCGCTCGCGCGCATGATCGCGGGATTCCGCGCCGCCCTCGCCGACACCGATGCCCCGCGCGAGCCCGGCATCACGGATGAGAAGGCCGCCGCCAAGCGGATCGGTCAGGCGTACGTTGACCTCCTCGCGGTGCGCGGTCTGCATCAGACCCTCGCGCACGCCTACCTGCTCGGCAGCCACCCGATGATCGGGCCGGCCGCCCGCAAGGGCTTCGCGACCGTGTGGCGCTTCTTCCGCGACGAGATGGGTCTCGAGGCCGACGAGGCGCGCGCGTTCATGGCCGAGGGGATGCTGATCAGCACGATGATCGGCCTGCGCATCGTCGACGACTACGGATCGGATCCGCAGATCACCGAGCTCTTCCGTTCCTGCTTCCCGACCGAGTTGCCCCACGTCCTCGAGGTTCTGCCGCGCGGCACCGAACGCTGGTGA
- a CDS encoding ABC-F family ATP-binding cassette domain-containing protein — protein MGYIDIAAVSYALPDGRPLLDEVSFRVGEGSTTALIGQNGAGKTTLLRIVRGETAPLSGVVSIDGGLGVMDQFVGHGTAGQTVHDLLISVAPDRVRRAARELEDSEAAIIEHDDLDTQMRYAGALADYAEAGGYEYETVWDTCTIAALGIPFARARFRELTTLSGGEQKRLALEALLRGPDQVLLLDEPDNYLDVPGKRWLEERLRETSKTVLLVSHDRELLARAADRIVTLEAGGAGSTAWVHGGGFRSYHRARDERMLRLDELRRRWDEQHAKLKALVATLKVKATANDSFTSRYRAAQTRLRKFEEVGPPQERPPEQDLALRLRGARTGKRAVVAEQLELTGLMKPFDLEVWFGDRVAVLGSNGSGKSHFLRLLARGGTDPDARLGHVTTTGAGLDPVAHAGRAILGARVVPGWFAQTHRHPEFAGRTLLDILHRGEDARAGLPRDAASSALDRYGLVGQAEQAFDSLSGGQQARFQILLLELSGATLLLLDEPTDNLDLVSAEALQDALSRFEGTVLAVTHDRWLAKSFDRYLVFGGDGRVYEADAPVWDEARVARER, from the coding sequence GTGGGCTACATCGACATCGCCGCCGTCTCGTACGCGCTGCCCGACGGCCGGCCTCTGCTCGACGAGGTGTCGTTCCGCGTCGGCGAGGGGTCGACGACCGCGCTCATCGGCCAGAACGGCGCCGGCAAGACCACGCTGCTGCGGATCGTCCGGGGCGAGACCGCGCCGCTCTCCGGTGTCGTGTCGATCGACGGCGGACTCGGCGTGATGGACCAGTTCGTCGGCCACGGCACCGCCGGACAGACCGTGCACGACCTCCTCATCTCGGTCGCGCCCGATCGGGTGCGCCGCGCCGCACGCGAGCTCGAGGACTCCGAGGCCGCGATCATCGAGCACGACGACCTCGACACGCAGATGCGGTACGCCGGCGCGCTCGCCGACTACGCCGAAGCCGGCGGGTACGAGTACGAGACGGTGTGGGACACGTGCACGATCGCCGCGCTCGGCATCCCGTTCGCGCGCGCGCGGTTCCGCGAGCTCACGACGCTGTCCGGGGGCGAGCAGAAGCGGCTCGCGCTCGAGGCGCTGCTGCGCGGACCCGATCAGGTGCTGCTGCTCGACGAACCCGACAACTACCTCGACGTTCCCGGCAAGCGCTGGCTCGAGGAGCGACTGCGCGAGACCTCGAAGACCGTCCTGCTCGTCTCGCACGACCGCGAGCTGCTCGCGCGCGCCGCCGACCGCATCGTCACGCTCGAGGCCGGTGGCGCGGGCAGCACCGCGTGGGTGCACGGCGGCGGATTCCGCTCCTACCATCGGGCCCGCGACGAGCGGATGCTGCGCCTCGACGAACTGCGCCGGCGGTGGGACGAGCAGCACGCGAAGCTGAAGGCGCTCGTCGCGACCCTGAAGGTCAAGGCCACCGCCAACGACTCCTTCACGTCGCGGTATCGTGCCGCCCAGACGCGGTTGCGCAAGTTCGAGGAGGTCGGGCCGCCGCAGGAGCGCCCGCCCGAGCAGGACCTCGCGCTGCGGCTGCGGGGCGCGCGCACCGGCAAGCGCGCGGTCGTCGCCGAGCAGCTCGAGCTCACCGGACTCATGAAGCCCTTCGACCTCGAGGTGTGGTTCGGCGACCGGGTCGCCGTGCTCGGCTCGAACGGCTCGGGCAAGTCCCACTTCCTGCGCCTGCTCGCGCGCGGCGGCACCGACCCCGACGCCCGGCTCGGCCACGTCACCACGACGGGCGCCGGACTGGACCCGGTCGCTCACGCCGGGCGGGCGATCCTCGGCGCACGCGTCGTGCCGGGGTGGTTCGCGCAGACGCACCGGCATCCGGAGTTCGCCGGCAGGACGCTGCTCGACATCCTCCATCGGGGCGAGGATGCGCGCGCCGGGCTGCCGAGGGATGCTGCGAGCTCGGCGCTCGATCGCTACGGCCTCGTGGGCCAGGCCGAGCAGGCGTTCGACAGCCTCTCCGGCGGCCAGCAGGCGCGCTTCCAGATCCTGCTCCTCGAGCTTTCGGGTGCGACGCTGCTGCTCCTCGACGAACCGACCGACAACCTCGACCTGGTCTCGGCCGAGGCGCTGCAGGACGCCCTCTCGAGGTTCGAGGGCACCGTCCTCGCCGTGACGCACGATCGCTGGCTCGCGAAGTCGTTCGACCGGTATCTCGTCTTCGGCGGCGACGGTCGTGTGTACGAGGCCGATGCCCCGGTGTGGGACGAGGCGCGCGTCGCGCGGGAGCGCTGA
- a CDS encoding DUF2277 domain-containing protein: protein MCRNIHMLHNFEPAASSDEVHAAALQYVRKIAGTTKPSKANQEAFDRAVHEISHITQHLLDDLVAVAPPKNREVEAAKARERAIRSGRYAAPAA from the coding sequence ATGTGCCGGAACATCCACATGCTCCACAACTTCGAGCCCGCCGCATCCTCCGACGAGGTCCACGCCGCAGCGCTCCAGTACGTGCGCAAGATCGCGGGGACGACCAAGCCGTCGAAGGCGAACCAGGAGGCCTTCGACCGCGCGGTGCACGAGATCTCCCACATCACGCAGCACCTGCTCGACGACCTCGTGGCCGTCGCGCCGCCGAAGAACCGCGAGGTCGAGGCCGCGAAGGCGCGCGAACGCGCGATCAGGTCCGGCCGGTACGCCGCGCCGGCCGCCTGA
- a CDS encoding DHA2 family efflux MFS transporter permease subunit: MTTDTSLSPATTGRRARPFALIVAAASLPMFMATLDNLVMTNALPVLHAQMGASVEELQWFVNAYTLAFAGAILIASALGDRFGRRTVFAIGIAVFGIGSVLAALSTDPGQLIAARAFQGLGAAGVMPLSLALLSGAVSPARRPLAIGIWGGISGLGVAVGPLVGGAIMEGWDWQAIFWINVPVAIIAIPLALIVLRNDFGARARIDVPGAILAAGGVLALVHAIVRGNDDGWDSFGVIAELILGALLVVAFVLWQTRTSAPLVPLRLFRDRSFSVTNVIGFAFSFGTFGSVFILIQYLQVVQGSTPFEAAVQTTPWTLAPMFVAPIAGLIAPRVGTRALMVTGLALQAAALGWIAAIMAPDTPYASLIAPFLMAGIGMALVFAPSATALLATLGLIDHAKASGVNSTVRELGVALGTAVMTAIFVGAGGALTADLYVEAARPAVFTGAAVLLAATFVALLLPAGRSAKETDAASPAGAEAPAELQPIA; this comes from the coding sequence ATGACAACCGACACCTCCCTCTCGCCGGCCACGACCGGCCGCAGGGCCCGGCCCTTCGCTCTCATCGTGGCCGCGGCATCCCTCCCGATGTTCATGGCCACGCTCGACAACCTCGTGATGACCAACGCCCTCCCGGTTCTCCATGCCCAGATGGGCGCCTCGGTCGAGGAACTGCAGTGGTTCGTCAACGCCTACACCCTCGCCTTCGCCGGTGCGATCCTGATCGCGTCGGCCCTCGGCGACCGCTTCGGCCGCCGGACCGTCTTCGCGATCGGCATCGCCGTGTTCGGCATCGGGTCGGTCCTCGCCGCGCTCAGCACCGACCCCGGGCAGCTCATCGCCGCGCGCGCCTTCCAGGGCCTCGGCGCCGCCGGCGTCATGCCCCTGTCGCTCGCACTGCTCAGCGGGGCGGTGTCACCCGCCCGGCGTCCGCTCGCGATCGGCATCTGGGGCGGCATCTCGGGCCTGGGGGTGGCCGTCGGCCCGCTCGTCGGCGGCGCGATCATGGAGGGCTGGGACTGGCAGGCCATCTTCTGGATCAACGTCCCCGTCGCGATCATCGCGATCCCGCTCGCGCTGATCGTCCTGCGCAACGATTTCGGCGCCCGCGCCCGCATCGACGTCCCCGGCGCCATCCTGGCGGCCGGAGGTGTGCTCGCCCTCGTCCACGCCATCGTTCGGGGCAACGACGACGGCTGGGATTCGTTCGGCGTGATCGCCGAGCTGATCCTCGGCGCCCTGCTCGTGGTCGCGTTCGTGCTGTGGCAGACCCGCACGTCGGCTCCCCTCGTGCCGCTGCGCCTTTTCCGCGACCGCTCGTTCTCGGTCACGAACGTGATCGGCTTCGCCTTCAGCTTCGGCACGTTCGGGTCCGTGTTCATCCTGATCCAGTACCTCCAGGTGGTGCAGGGCTCGACGCCATTCGAGGCCGCCGTGCAGACGACGCCGTGGACCCTCGCGCCGATGTTCGTGGCACCGATCGCGGGCCTGATCGCGCCCCGGGTCGGCACGCGTGCGCTCATGGTCACCGGACTCGCCCTGCAGGCTGCCGCGCTCGGCTGGATCGCCGCGATCATGGCGCCCGACACTCCGTACGCGAGCCTGATCGCACCCTTCCTGATGGCGGGGATCGGCATGGCGCTCGTCTTCGCCCCGTCGGCGACGGCGCTGCTGGCCACCCTCGGGCTCATCGACCACGCCAAGGCATCGGGCGTGAACTCGACCGTCCGCGAACTGGGCGTGGCGCTGGGCACGGCGGTCATGACGGCGATCTTCGTCGGAGCGGGCGGCGCCCTCACCGCCGACCTCTACGTCGAGGCCGCACGACCCGCGGTGTTCACGGGTGCGGCAGTGCTGCTGGCGGCGACGTTCGTGGCTCTGCTCCTGCCCGCCGGCAGGTCGGCGAAGGAGACGGATGCCGCCTCCCCCGCCGGAGCCGAAGCGCCCGCCGAGTTGCAGCCGATCGCCTGA